The window TTATGATTCCAAGTTCCTCATCTTTAGAAAGCGCTCCGGTTGGACATACGGCAATGCACCGAGGATTTGCGCAAAGCATACACTGTTCGAGTTTTAGCTTTCCTCCCTTTGTTTTTATTCTAAGCCGGGAAATTTTATTTTCCTTTATCGCGCCAGATAGGCTTCTAGAGTCAGAATGAGCCGCTGCGCAGGCAAGTTCACAGGTCTTGCATCCAAGGCAAAGGTCTTTTTCAAAAAGAATCTTTACCATAATTTATACCCCTCTTCTTTTTATATTTTATATTTGTTATTATTTTCACAATTACTGAGTTCATAATACATTATTGATAAATATTTGTCAATATGATTTATGGCAAACAGCAAAGAATATTTTGCTATATTGAAAAAGGCTTGCATTTGCTATATTATCATGGTAAGGCTAAGACAAATTAATTTGATAAGGAGACTTATGCTTATGATTAGATTTGGAGTTGTCGGCACTGGATGGATTACTGATGCTTTTATAAAAGGCGCTAGCTTAGATAAGGACTTTAAGCTTTGTGCTGTTTATTCAAGAAGCACGGAAAAAGCAAAAG is drawn from Tepidanaerobacter syntrophicus and contains these coding sequences:
- a CDS encoding 4Fe-4S binding protein produces the protein MVKILFEKDLCLGCKTCELACAAAHSDSRSLSGAIKENKISRLRIKTKGGKLKLEQCMLCANPRCIAVCPTGALSKDEELGIIKVDKMLCTGCGLCEEACPFGAIELHTFPTMCDRCAHSDKPFCAMSCPTRALKIKIV